The genome window TTAATGTGTATTGACTATATCTAATGTAGTGATCTGTGTTCGGCAATGGCAACTTACCTCAAGAAGAGCATCTTTTAACTTCCCATAAGCATCATCCAAATGATCATTGATGATTACGACATCAAATACACCAGGTTCTTTACCTAGAAGGAGATAAAATTATGCTCAGTCAggttttgaaaatgtatgtggTTTTGAACTTTAATCTTTGTGAACAAAAGATAAGCACTTACTAAACTCCATATCCACTTTAGCCGCTTGTAAACGCTTCTGGAGGCTCTCCTCTGACTCAGTCTTCCTGTCTCTTAAACGCTTTTCCTGAAACAATACAAAGCAGAAAACGGGCTTCAACCTATGGAAGACATAACAGAAACATCCAAAGAGCATCTAAAAACGTATATGACCAGATCATTGGATACAAATCAAATTCAAGGTCACAGACAGTTTATCGATTCAATGAAATTTCCTTCTGTTCTCACCAGGACTGCCATGGATGGTGGCTGGATGGAGATGTAGATAGGACTGAGGTCTGTCCTTTTGATGTTCTTCACACCCTGCATGTCAATGTCAAGTATACAGATGAGGTTCTTGGCCTGGACGTCTTGCACGGCAGCTTTACTCGTCCCGTACATGTTCCCTGAAAACTCTGCGTTCTCAATGAAATCGCCTTTGTCGATCCCTGCCTGCATCACTTCCCTTGTAACATAATGGTAATCtgaaaccccccaaaaaaggagaaacagagagcaCACATAACGTAAGATACACAACTATTGACTTGAAATTAAAAAGTATGATTCACTGTTGGTGACCAGAGAGGAGGAATATGCTGTACCTTTGCCGTTCTCTTCTCCAGGTCGAGGGTTTCTTGTTGTATCTGAGGAATAATAAGCATTTTTGTCATATACTGTGCTCGATTTGAATGTAGAGCTGAAACGGTTGGTCAGTTTATgcattagttgatcaacagaaaatgaatctgcaaaaattttgataactgattcatttttcaaaggggacatatcatgatttttgtgatttttatactgttataatgtcagatgtctatgttaaacatggtcaaagtttctCCCACGCCACCGGAAGTATGTGGAGGGGCAGCTGCAAGGATCTGGCAAATCaaaacagagtgggctcctccagaggggggccttaaagagacgggagttaaaacggcctgtttcagacagaggctgaactgaggggctgcattaagggccagttttttaaactgtaaatcatacaaagatgtcctagtagagcctcagaatacaaatacagacctggaaatgtgcatatgtcccctttaagtaattttttgaaacaaaaatgcaaaaaaatatcttgttccagcttctcaaatgtgaatatttctgttttatatcattgttatATCATTGAACATCTTAAGGTTTTGGGACTGTTAAgactaacaaaaacaaaaaaaaacctatcaaaaaaaagttatgaaaatgttcatttaggctCTGGGAGAATGACAGGCTTTTTATTTCATGACATCtcatagaccaaacaatgatgaaaataatgagaataatcatttgttgcagccctatttgaatttttaaaaatgcattacatCTCCTACAAAACACTGATGACCTGCAGGTTTAAATATGCTGAACAACAATATGCCTCGATTGGTAATATGTCATTAGGGCCACAGGCTGGTACACTTACGGGAGACGCTGAAGCCAAACACACTGTCATATTCCTTCATGAGTTTCTTCAGCAGAGTGCTCTTCCCTGCCCCCGATGGGCCGCTAAACACCACGGGCCTGGGTCCAGCCATAGCTGAAAGAGAGgagcacagcagaggagagttcAGGAAAGGAAACAAGTGGGTGAGGCTGCAATCTTACGAGGTGAGTCATCACGAGACCAAAATCAGCCTGTGCACCAACATACGGCTTTAAAAAGACGACGACATCACAACATTGCAGTGGGTTGACACGTTCAGACAAACCTCGCTCTGGTAGGATACgcacaataaaaatgataagcTGGCAGTTGTAAAAGGAAACACAACTGATGAGACCAAAACATGTCTCACAAGTGCAGAGGCAATCAACTGGTTAGCAAGCCGTGAGGTTACCATGGTGAGGTCGAGGGACAATTATTCACTAATTGGAGAGCCTTACTCTCAAATTAGCGGTAGCAGGAAAGAACAGAGCAGCTAAGTATTATTAGAATAAAAGGAAAAGCTGCTTTTATTACAGACAACAGGCTTATATCAATATAAACTACAGCTTAAAACAATTACTGAAAGCCTGTGAGTATTTCCAAAATAGCTCAATTTCCCTCATAATCTTACCTTTTCTATCCTGTGATACAGTCTATGCAACTTCTCTTTCACCACcaatagtttttaaaatgaaagtaaaagttttGTCCGCTGCGTTCTTTATTATCTTTCCTCAGTACACACAGAGCTCTAACAGACTTGGAATTCAAGTGAATAAAGAGGGTGTGACTGTGTCCAAGAGCAGAAGGCAGGCACGAGAGACAGACAAGGAGGGCAGGACCATGTTTACACACCAGTAGATTTTGTTGTCCAAGATTAATGTGTTGAATAGATTATACATAATGAATCGAAGAGTCTGAGTTGACATGAACATAAATGCAGAAAACAATGCAGTCAGTgtaacaggaagtcagctggTTTTCAGTCTTCCAAGCACATAGCAGCAACCAGAAACCAGCTACAGATTGACtgttaaacaattaaaaagggACTACAACGTGAGGCAAATATTAACCATCAAGGTTACTTGTTAAAAACTTCAGCCTATTACTTACATCAAGGTCAGGTATCAGACAGGTTGGGAATTAGTCCAAAAATGAGTTAATCCGAGACATTCTGACATGctgcaaattacaaaaaaataaataaatagaaactaaattttaaaataaaaacaaaagtaaattgCACTGGACTTCAGCAAGCCTGGAGAGTAAAATCACAGCATCATGAGCCTTCGCGTCTCCAAGCAAACCAGATGCATCACGGTTCTGTTGGCAGGTGCAAATGACAAGAGTAATTCTCCATTGCCTCTTGAATGCTTCTCGTAAACAGCTACATGGCTAATTAAAGGTGCAGGAGTTCCTTTTTTCAGAGGTCAGTGAAGAGGCCTCAACATGTTTAAGAGTCCTGTTCTAGTGTGTTTATCACCTCCAACCCTGAACTGCTTCGTTAGTTTGTTATCCAGGATTGTATTTTGGCAAtgtgcactggctccctgttaTCATTTAGAACCAACTAGAGCTGCATCTAACAGTTATTTTCgtcttttcttaatttttccGCTatcttttcaattaattgtttagtctataaagcATCTaaacatagtaaaaaaaatgtcctaGAGCACAAGAGGATGTATTCCAGTTGTCCAAAAACCCAGAgatatataatttataatgatataaaacaaagaaaagcagtaaattttCACATTCGGTAcaaccagagaatttttttgcaaacttgcttaataaatgacttgaaattgttgcagattaattttgtTGATTTGCTATTTcagctctataaataaaaaacttaaaCTTGAATAAAGCTTATACTAGAATAGTTCAAACATTTATAAGCAAAAAGCCTCATCAGCTTGCTTGTTGATGGATACAGTATCTcctaaataatgataattagtGCTGCAACACTTGATTCGGTCATTAAAAATCTGACTTCCAGAATGAATTACTACCGTTTATAAAGTAATAACACTAGATATTATGATTTTATGAATGTAAAGATTTATTATCTTTTTCTCTAAATAtaattttcacataattttatCATTATTGTGGTTCTTCTCTTGCAGGTGAGtttagatatttaattttaatgcaTTACTTTGAACAATGGACGGGCATTTTTCAtcgtttctgacattttacagactacaaaagaaactgaaaaaataataaaacgcCTGCAGCTTCCTACAGCCCAGCACCCACACAAGAATCAACCTCTCGTACTTAGAGCTgcatgacaggaaatgagagacGTGAGTTTGGGCTGACGCTAATTGAAAGCTGCACTGTGCTTGACTGTAACCATGTGCACTGAACACCATGTGACTGATACTTGACCAAAGCGAATCATGTGAAATCTATTAGGTCTCAGTCGTCTAGTAGGTGTTCAGTATTACAGCTGAAACAGTGAGTCAATTAATTGAGTaattaattgacagaaaataagtCAGCAGATATTTTAGTAATAATCAAGTTACTTTTCGAGTAAAAAATGCTGACAATGTAATGATTGCAGactctcaaatgtgatgattagCTGCTTGTCTTTGCCTTTTATGACAGaatactgaatatctttggcctttggactgttggttggcaAAACAAGCATTGAATATGTCACCTCTGGCTCTGGGGAGTAATGATCAtaattttttttaccatttcctGCCATGTAATGGACAAACTGATAAATCAAGAAGATAATTGAAAGATTACTTCTAATTAGATTACATctttgttgcagccctagaaaGTACAACATACAATGTTACGTTAAAacagttgtgttgttagttcACTTTTTCCTGACGTAGAGGTGATCTGGTGATGATGAGGGCACATGTTCAACCAGTTTTCATCCTCATCCAGTCTAATGCTGTGAGCTCTTCGTTCTAACTCACTAATTCTAACACTTATTTGATCAATACAAGACTTAGCATacataaaaatgccaaaatagcACACTCcgtttattatatttattgttatagAGAGTGTGTAACAAGTGTCTGAGACTTGTGCCAGAATGatttaacagataaaaacaacaagctCAGGCATTACAAACTGCACTTTGACTCAATGTTAGGAGCAATTAAAGGCAATAGCATCACTATCATGGAAATGCTGAGTTAACATGTAGAGGATGGTAAAGACATTTCCTAAGTGAAATGTTGGTGATTATTACTGTGCAGTAATGCTGATTGGCATGCTGgctattgtaaaaaaaaaaaaatcaagagtcagcaagagctgcaacgattagttgatcaacagaaaattaatcagcaactattgtgatcattgattaatcgtttacagtcttttttttttctttaaaaaatatgccataattttctggttccagtttATTAAATGTGAATAACGATGGTTCCTTTAGTACTTCATGATAATTAAAATATCTCTGGGTTGTGGACCATTGGTcaggacagaaaaagacattttcagttGCATCTTGGTAACTTGcatcattttatagaccaaacaactaaccgattaatcaagaaaataatcgactgattaatccttaataaataaaaaaaaatcacctttagttgcagccctatcaAGAGTGTACTGTATACACTGGATGAAAACAGTAGATGTCTTGGGCATTGTTTGTAATAACTCAAAGTAAAACTTTCATCTACAACGACTTATGCAGGATTTGGCGTATCGGTCGTCTTGGAAGCATTTCAACTGTCAGGCAGTCACACTAGTAACACTACAAAGTCAGACAAGGAATGCAATACAAAAATCATCTTTCCCTGCAGCAGAGACAATCTGACTTCTGCAGGAATTGAATGGCAGCTTCAGAGAGCAACAGACACATCAAACACATCGACAGAGACGAGACAAATATCCTCCTTCATACCTGAAAATAGCCTGGAAAAATATCTCATGTACATCGGGAGCTACTTCAGTCCGAGGTTTAGGGACCGTCTCCGAAGGATCGTCTCCCTCCTCGGCTCCGTCTCTTCTGCTGCGCCAGCCATTAGGGCTATTTTGTACTGCCTACGTCATCACGGCGGGTCAGAAACATCAACACGTTAACGTTCACGAGCGTCAAGAATGCGCGCGACAAAACACAGAAACGTTGAGTTTTTAATAACATTAGCTTTTTGATTCACTATAAAGAGGATTTACTTTGCAAACGAAAGTATTTGAAATATATTAGTGTAATAAGCCTGTAGCTACAGCTTCTACTTTAACGAGAACACAGATCTACGCACGGACAGcctcttttttccatttaaactttgtattttttcaccGCAGAGTAACGTTAGCTATGTAGCATAGCATAGCTTCCGTCGAATGCTAGCTAGCTCTCTCGATATTTAAGAAATAACCACCAGACTTCAGTTGCGGCGATCAAAGCAAACATCACCACGAGGAAACACGTTGCTCCGAGGTCAACTTACCGGAAAACTCCCCGGATGAGTGGACGACGAAGGCCCTGATCAATCGCGCTGCTCGTGTGCTAAACGTGGCTAAAGTTAGCTGACGTGAAAACTGATTTCTTAGGAAAAAGTCTAACGAACGAAACATGTTTGGTTCCTCGAGATCTGGAGGGGTCCGAGGAGGTCAGGACCAGTTCAACTGGGACGACGTGAAAGTCGATAAACACAGGGAAAATTATCTCGGTAAGTTCATAAGACTGGCAGCTATCAGCCAGGGGCATTGCTGTCGGCTATGAAGCTAACAGCTGTCTGTTAACTTGCATccaacagagaaaataattcaaaatcACACCACGGCTTTATTTCTCCACATGCTGTAACATCATTACCTTTTGTTGTAACGTCCCTCATCACACAGTATCTCGGTGTATTCGGTGTTAGTCCTGTTTTCCGCTCTGCAAACTGCAGCTTTCATTACTGACTCAGAACAGACACACTCCTCTGTCTCAGCCCTCACACCGCTGCCAACATGTCAGCATGCCAGACGAGAGCTACGTAAAAGGCCACCCCAGCTGTGACAAAAAAGGTGGAAACGTAATAAATCACTTCTTCTCaagatttaattaattaatttgggCATACGAACTCTAGTAAAGACATTATTTAGATGCAGTTTAAATCTTATTGTTGAAACACATTCAGTCAGCAGCAGaagcttttttaaaagtttagtGAGATCATCAGGTTGACTCCAAAATGTGCGTTTTCCAAAGTGAAAAATTGCCTCTTAATTCATTAAAGTGTTACATAAATTTTAAGTATTAGGTATTTGATTTTTGACTTAATTCCTACCAGGGTCTATTGTTTTCTCATTACTCTATCTGTTGTTTGTACATATGATATAGCTATAGTCTCAAATCAATACAAATCTGaatctaaaatgtaaatatataccCAAAAcctacatttttctgttttagtgaGTTTCAACAGTTGAGTCAACATctacaaagacagacaaactTAAATCCATTAAGACTTGAACTTAGAGACTGC of Thunnus thynnus chromosome 12, fThuThy2.1, whole genome shotgun sequence contains these proteins:
- the guk1a gene encoding guanylate kinase isoform X1, producing MYMRYFSRLFSAMAGPRPVVFSGPSGAGKSTLLKKLMKEYDSVFGFSVSHTTRNPRPGEENGKDYHYVTREVMQAGIDKGDFIENAEFSGNMYGTSKAAVQDVQAKNLICILDIDMQGVKNIKRTDLSPIYISIQPPSMAVLEKRLRDRKTESEESLQKRLQAAKVDMEFSKEPGVFDVVIINDHLDDAYGKLKDALLEEITKVKKVNMSS
- the guk1a gene encoding guanylate kinase isoform X2; translation: MRDVTTKAMAGPRPVVFSGPSGAGKSTLLKKLMKEYDSVFGFSVSHTTRNPRPGEENGKDYHYVTREVMQAGIDKGDFIENAEFSGNMYGTSKAAVQDVQAKNLICILDIDMQGVKNIKRTDLSPIYISIQPPSMAVLEKRLRDRKTESEESLQKRLQAAKVDMEFSKEPGVFDVVIINDHLDDAYGKLKDALLEEITKVKKVNMSS